The Bacteroidales bacterium DNA window GAAGTCTCCGGCCTTACTTCCACTTCTTCATTGGCCAGCAAAGAACCGGTGGTGGTTATCTTTTGCTCCAGATGCCGGGGTTGAACGATGACCGCCCTTACTTCGACAGGGCGGACAGAGGTTCCGGCTGAGGACACAGGTGAAGACTCCTGTTTGCACCCCGCCGTCAACAAAAATAACAAAACCATAAGAAATATGGGCGTTACGCTGCGCAAGACATTCATAATCAAATAAGTAAGTGATAGATATTCTCAACCACCGGAGTTGAATCGGGGGGACGAAGTTACGAATTTGTTCAAACCGTTGAACAATGCTCAACATAAATTGTTATATAACTGTTTAAATATGAATTTAATCATGAAAGCAAAATCAATTTTAACCTTACTAATGTTCATAACGACCATGACAGCACACATTTCATCATTCAGCCAGAAACTTACAGCCCAAAGCGGGAAAGCGGGCTTTGAATTCCCCTCATTGCCTTACAGCTACGATGCCCTGGAACCATTCATTGATAAAATGACGATGGAGATCCATTACACGAAACATCACCGTGCGTACTACGATAATTTTTTGAAAGCCATCGCAGGAACGGATTGGGAAAGCAAGTCGCTCAAGGATTTGTTTGCCAGTGTCAGCAAGGCACCGGCAGCGACCCGGAACAACGGCGGAGGATATTACAATCATATCCTTTTTTGGGAGAATATGGCCCCGCAGGGGCAGGGAGGCCAGATGTCGGCAGCGTTGAAAATGGCGGTTGAGGAGGCGTTTGGTAGCGTCGAAGAATTCATCAGGCAGTTCAATGATGCGGCTAAAGGGCGTTTTGGAAGCGGCTGGGCCTGGCTTGTGAAAGATGATCAGGGTAAGTTGTTCATCAGTTCCACGCCTAACCAGGATAATCCGTTGATGGATGTCGCTGAAAAAAGAGGAACTCCCCTGCTGGCACTGGATGTGTGGGAACACGCCTATTATCTGAAATATCAGAATCGCCGGCCCGATTACATTGAGGCGTTCTGGAACGTTGTGAACTGGAATGCCGTCAATGAGCGGTTTGGAAAATAAGGATTGCAGAATCCCTATTTTTAAAGGCCCTTTCACCCAACCGGTGAAGGGGTTTTTTATTATACAGCGGTACGATTGAAAAGATTCATAACTTTGTTTGTGGATATGGGAGTAATCAACCCCAAGGATTTTGATTCTCTGTCTCCTCTGTTCAGGAGACTAAGGGGACACAGGCAGGCAAGGTACGTCCTGCGGAAAGTCGCCTTAGATGAGATCAACCTGGTTTATGATAGTTCAGGGACCCTTCCTGTATATTATATCCCCAAAATGAGAGCTTCATGAAATTCACCCATGGAGAGACCAACACTTTACTGAAGAACAGTGAAGCCCTGGAATCCATTGCCCGCGACAGGACCAGGACGAATCTCCTCTGGCCCCTTGAGCGGCAGGCGATCGCCTTCTGGGTGCAGCGCATCCCTTCCTGGATAAGCTCTGACATGCTCACAGCCATAGGTTTTCTGGGAAATCTACTCGTTTTCGTAAGTTACCTCCTGGCAGCTTACATCCACCCATACTATCTTCTGCTCGGTGTTGCCGGTTTCCTGACCTGCTGGTTTGGCGATTCACTGGATGGAAGGATTGCCTATTACCGCAACAAACCCAGGAAATGGTACGGGTTTTCACTGGACATTATCATTGATTGGATCGGCATTATCCTTATCGGACTGGGATATATCATATATGCCGAAGGAATATGGGAACTTCTGGGATATGGTTTCGTGGTTTTATATGGCTGGGAAATGATCATCGCCCTGATCAGGTACAGGATCACCGGAAAGTATTCCATCGATTCCGGACCCCTGGGACCAACAGAGGTCAGGATCGTCCTGTCAGCCATCCTGGTGGCCGAGGTGATCTTTCATGGCTCCATCCAATACTCAGCGGCGGCTATCAGTGTCATTCTGTTGATTGTCAACATCACGGATACAGGAAAGTTATTGAAGACCGCTGACGCGAAGGATGTAACAGAAAGAAAACAGCTACATCCTAAAGAAAATGATTGAAAAACTGGTTGTTTTCACAAAAGCTCAGCTTTCTGCTTTTCTGGGAGGTATGGTTGATTACCTCATCATGATTCTCTTTACCGAAGTTTTTCATTTTCATTACACCGTTTCCATTGTCATCGGTGGTGTTGTGGGGGCGGTCGTCAACTTTACCATCAACAAGAAATGGACCTTTCATTCGAGGACGGTTCCCTATAAGCATTCGGGCTGGCAGCAATTATTGCGGTTTACGCTGGTCGTGCTGAACAGCATTTTGCTCAAGGCATCAGGAACCTATCTCATTACAACATTCCTGAAAACCTACTATATCATCAGCCGAATGCTCTTTGACCTGTCCGTCTCCCTTCTTTTCAACTATATGCTTCAACGGCACTGGGTCTTTAAAAACAAACGGTCTTGACGTAATTTCCCCGGAACATTCTTTTGATAATGAACTTTTGTTCGATTGAATGGTTAACTTTGCACAGATAAAACTATCTGTTCAAACTTTTTCCTATGCCTAACCGGAAAAGATACAGGAGGGTGATGATGCCTCCGATGATGGAAGGATACAAACCTTTTGGCATCCCCCTGCGTGAGTTAAAATCCGTGGTTCTGTTTTACGAGGAGTTTGAGGCATTACGGCTCATGGATTACGAAGATTTAACCCAGGAAGAAGCGGCCCTGAAAATGGGAATTTCACGCCCCACGTTTACAAGGCTCTATGACCGGGCCAGGAAAAATATAGCCAAAGCATTTGTGGAGGGTAAAGCCATCCTCATCCAGGGAGGAACATTCATTACGGATGATTTCTGGTACCGTTGCCCCGACTGCAACGAAACAATGGTAACCATGAAACCGCTGAGGCATTGCAGAAGATGTGATTCGGACAATATCTTCCTTTTGAACAGGAAAATGAAGCGCTCCCCGGAGCCACCAATGCCTTCTGAAAAATGAACACCAGGGGATACATTCAGGTATATACAGGCAACGGAAAGGGTAAGACAACGGCGGCTCTCGGCCTGGCGATCAGGGCAGCCGGGGCAGGCAAGAAAGTGTTCATGGCCCAGTTCGTTAAAGGCAGACCTTATTCGGAACAGGAACTGATTGAACAGCACCTGCCCCAAATTACCATTCGTCAGTACGGCCTGGGGTGTTTCATTATCAACAACCCCACACCTGACGACATCCGAGCCGCACGGGAAGGATTGACAGAGGTTGAAAAAAAGATCGCCTCCGGAGATTATGACCTGATCATCCTGGATGAGGCTACCATTGCCCTTTATTATAACCTTTTCAGTGTGAACGAACTGATTCGGGTCATCCAATCAGGATCCGTGGAAACGGAAATCGTGTTAACAGGAAGGTATGCACCAGCCGAACTGATCCAGATTGCCGACCTGGTGACGGAAATGAAAGAAGTGAAACACTATTTTTCCCGGGGAGTGGAAGCAAGAAAAGGAATTGAATATTAACCATCCTCACCCTTGCTGTTAAAACGACCGTCGTTCCTTGCCGTAGGTAGTTGATCCCATACAGTCGCATACCATCCGGTTTTTAGATTTTTAATTAATTCAAAAGCAGGTATATATGGTTTAATGTCCAACAAAGGTGTGCCATTAAGAATATCCACATTTGCAATGTGAAGAATATTGTTATGGATCGAAATCAGTTCCACGACTGACAATCCGATCGAATTTGGCCTGTTGGGTGCCCGTGTGGCAAACAGCCCCCGTAGCTGATCATCCAGGAAAGGGGTCACTTCCAACTTGTAACCACGGGACATGTGAAAATGATACAAAAGGATGAGGTGGGAGAATCCATCCAGGTCCTTTATTCCGGCAGTGAATTCCGGATACAATTCGATCGTGCCAATGACGCCTGGAGCGGACGACGGCTGGATGGGCATTCCGGTTAGGGTTTCATAAGGAGTATAGATGATGCCGATCGGTTGGTAAATGATTTTATCCATAGGCGGGAACTGATAAAATTGGAGCATATAAATTTACAAATTCTCTGATATTGCTGGCTCAAAACTTCATTTGAGAAAGAAATTCGTAAGAAAATGAATAACTGAAATGAACCCAAGTTCACTTTTTGTTATCTTTACGAAGTTTCAGTGAAGGTTAGTACCACGTAAGGCACTGCAACGAAAATTTTTTTTATCCGGCACTCTTCCTGCAGCATCGAAAAGTTGCCCTGAAGGGGGCCATGCGTCTTACCTCAGAAAATATGGAAATGGTCATTACAATTCTGATCGATGACAATCCAGGAGAGCATTCTCCAGGAGAGCATGGGTTATCTTACCTGATTGAATACGATGGGGTTCGGTTGCTTTTTGATACAGGGCAAAGCGATCTGTTTTTAAGGAATGCTCTGACCATGGGCATTGACATGACCGCGATCGATATCATTGTACTCAGCCATGGCCACTATGACCATGGTAATGGACTTTGCTGTCTTCCAGGCGGGAAATTGGTATGTCATCCGGGGTGCTTTGTGAAAAGATACAGGAAATCAGACAATTCCTATATTGGATTAAATTGTGGCGAAGACGAAATCAGCATTAAATTTGAGCTGTTGACAACAGCAACTCCGTGTAAAATAAGTAAAAAAATATTTTTTCTTGGAGAGATACCCCGTTTTACCGATTTTGAATCAAAAAGAACACCCTATATCCTTGAAGGTGGCATCCCCGACTTTATAATGGACGACAGCGCCATTGCCCTGTTGCTTCCCCACGGAGTGTTCGTTGTTACGGGTTGCGGCCATGCCGGGATTGTCAATACACTGGATCATGCAAAGGAAGTGACCGGTGATAACAGGGTGTACGGCATCCTCGGAGGATTTCACCTGAAAAGGAACGACAGGCAAACAAAAGAGACCATCAGCTATTTGATGAAGAATGATGTCAAACACGTTTATCCGGCGCATTGTACTACTCCACCCGTTCGTTCGGTTTTTCACCAGGTTTTTAAAACCAACCTCCTTAAAACGGGTGATGTGTTAAGGTTTTAATGTACCCCACCCCTGCACCCCTCCCCTGCCAGCAGGGGTGGGGACGGGGGAGGGGTAAATGGGTAAATTCTCTGGGGCTTGCCCCGGAATTAAGGTTCAGGGCTTGCCCTGGAATTCATATCAGTAATTTAAAAAAAATTGAATTAAATGAACATAAGTTCATTTAATGTATTATCTTTGTAATCGTAAAGTTTAAAACACGAAGTTGAAAGATAGACCGATTTACGGGAAACAAAGAGGTTTAACCATTAAAAACAAACAATTATGCCACGAGGAGATCGTACCGGCCCCATGGGACAGGGTTCCATGACCGGAAGAGAACTTGGATTTTGCGCGGGATATGACACGCCCGGGTATGTAAAAGGCGGCGGAATGGGAAGGGGTTTTGGCTTTGGAGGGAGGAGATTCAGAGGAGGCCGTGGATGGGGAGGAGGATGGGGCAGGGCTCAATCTTACGGGGCTTCTTTCCCCGGATACGCCGGAAATCTATACAGGGATCGTGCCCTAAGCAGGGAGGAAGAGATCCGAATGCTGAAAGCGGATGCAGATGCGCTCAAACGAGAACAAAAGGAGATCGAAAAGCGGTTGAGTGATTTGGAGAAGGAGACGGAAACGAAAAGCTGAACAAGCGTGATCGCTCCTGTAAAACGATCAGAGAAAGGTTTTTTTCCTCAGTAATATTTATGTTGTCATTATCCCATGCGTTACTGGGAGTTTGGTGATTTTTTGGCAGGATCAGGTTGGAGCGGGACAATATTGTTGCCAGGTTGAACCATGCCGGTGAATACATTCTGGATTTATATGAACATGATGAATGAGCAGAGTAATCCATTTGCCGGGGAAAGGATCTGTCAAATCATCAACAATAGAGGCTCATAAGGTTATGGCAAAAACAGCACCATTTGATACGTATATTTCTGAATACGAACAATGGTTCGATGATCATCGTTTTGTGTTTTTATCCGAGCTTGAAGCATTACGTAATGTTCTGCCTGATACTGGCAGAGGTGTTGAAATTGTTATTGGGAGCGGAGTCTTTGCTTCTCCGCTTTGGGTATTACGGAGGGATGTGATCCTTCAACCAGGATGCGGGTAAAAGCCCTTAAGCGGGAAATTACATGTCATTGATGGTATTGCCGAAGACCTTCCTTATCAGGACGAAATTTTTGACTTTGAATTGAGGGTAATAACCATTTGTTTTGTTGACGATCCGCAACAATCCATCCGTGAAGTTCACCGTATTTTAAAATCAAATGAGGTGTTTATACTGGGTTATTTTGACAAAGACAGCCGTATAGCAAAACAATACCTCATTGAGAAGGATAAAAGCCTTTTTTATAAGGAAGCCCGCTTTTTTGGGTTGATAAACTTGTGTATTTTTGTTCCAATCATTCTGGTAATCCCATTGGGGGAAGATATTCCTGGGATTTTTGGTAAATTAACCCTTAGTGGTATTGCTGATCTTATAGAGAATATTTTTGTTTAAAATCTGCAAGGATTTTGAATTAACCTGAATGATCCTGTCCTGGGAAAGATCATGAATCATTCGTGTAATGGTTTCCCGGGTAGTTCCGATAAATTCTCCAAGTTCAGAGCGGGTCAGTGGTAGCTGAAAATCATCGCTCTCAAAAATATAATCAGAAAAAAAAAGCAAGGCCTCGGCAAAACTGGCCATTGAATGATTTTGGGTTTTATTGACACAACGCCTGAAATGCACCACCAGATCATTGCTAAGGATTTTTATTATTTCCAGTGCAAATTTTCCGTTATGTTCTATAAATTCCCTGAAAGCAGTAATATCAATAAAACAAGCATCACAATCCTCTAATGCGGTTACGGAATATTTATGCGTACGGTCGGCAAAAATGGCGGAGATACCGGCAAAGATGGGTCCCTTTTCAATTTTCATGATTCCATCTCTTTCCAGTGGTCCTTTCAAATGGATCTTAATTAATCCTGATTGGATAAAAACTACATTGGTCGTAAAAGCACCCTGTTTGATGATAAGTTCACCCTTTTTAAATTGAATATTGACGCTGTTATCGCATAAAGTGACCAATTCTGTTTCATTCAGTACCTTTATGGAAGAGGATCTCATGATACAGTTCAGGCATTTGTTATTATTTTTACCATAATAAGCCATAGCAGACTGGTATCTATTGAACAAAGTTAATACTTTGGATGTGAAATAAGTCACATTTATTTCAAAGAATTTTCACTCCCAGATGTGGCCGTTTGCACATGGGGATTTAAAGGTGCAAAAGAAAGATTATCCAATTTTGTCATTGTTATTTTAAACACAATAGCTATGGAAAACAAAAAATTATGTATGGCTCTTTTTTCTGGGAGCATTGATAAATTAACGGCGGCCGGCATCATACTCAGCGGGGCAGCTGCCGATGATATGGACGTCGATATCTATGTATTACTTCAGGGTGCAAGGGCCTTTAAAAAGGAAATTGGAGATGATGCCTCCAAATTATCCATGGCTGAATACCCGCATCTTAAGGATGAGTTTATGGAATCGCTTGCCAAGCTGAAGGTCTGCACATGGGTTGAGTTCTTCCGGCAGGCAAAGGAACTGACCAATGTAAAGATCCATATTTGCGGGCTTGCGGGCAAGATCTGGGGAGGTGAGAAGCTGGAAGACTTTATCGATTTAGCCGATGACATTGTGGGAATCGGTTCCTACATGACTGCGGCTCAGGAAGCCGATGTACATTTATTCATTTAATAACAAAAAGGAGATAAAAATGACAAGTGAAGACATCAAAAATTTGAAGATTGCAAAAGTGGTGGATGCACGCGGAACAGCATGTCCGGGCCCGCTCCTTGCAGCAAAAAAAGCAATAGGTGAAATTGCCGAGGGTGATATTATGGAAATACTCTCATCCGACGAGGCTACTAAAAATGATGTGCCCAAATGGGCTGTAAAGAAAGGGTATACTTTCCTGGGTGCCGTTGAAGAGTCAGGATACTTTAAGATTTACCTGAAGAAATAACGGTAATGGCAAGCAACAAGCCCAGGATTCTGGTTTTCTCGACAGAAAAAATTTCAGACCCAGCCATCGACCTGGCAGGGCTTCTAAAAATCCATTATCCATCCAGTGTGTATATGATAACCTTGCCCTGCTCCAGTGGAATAAAACCCAGATGGATATTGCATGCATTCGACAAAGGTTTTGATGGGGTGTTTATCGCAGCGGATGGCAGTGATTGCCCATTCAGCAGTCACTGCGAAAGACTGACCGGGGATATTGTTGCCGGAACACATGAGATCATGAAGGCCAGGGGAATGGATCCTGCCCGGTTGAAAATGGCCGCCATCTGTTCGGTTTGCGCAGAGGCGTTTGCCCGGCACATGAAGAACTTCAATGATCATCTTTCAGAAAACCAGAAAAATCAGGCGATCCCATCATGACTACAGACGCACAGACTCTTTTTGATGCACTGGTGATCGGAGGCGGAATTGCCGGTCAGGAATCTGCATTGGATTTGGCAAATTCAGGATTTAGCATCCTGCTGGTAGAGAAAGACCTGTCGCTCGGTGGAAAGATGATCCATCTGAGCAAAGTGTTCCCCACGCTTGATTGTTCAGCCTGCATCACAACACCCAAGGTTTCCGAAACAGCAAGGCATCCGAACATCCATATCCTCACCTACAGTGAAGTCCGTTCGATTGAAAAGATGTCGGAGCATCAATTTAACATTGTTGTTGAAAAGAAACCACGCTATGTCATAGAATCCGCCTGTACG harbors:
- a CDS encoding superoxide dismutase, with amino-acid sequence MKAKSILTLLMFITTMTAHISSFSQKLTAQSGKAGFEFPSLPYSYDALEPFIDKMTMEIHYTKHHRAYYDNFLKAIAGTDWESKSLKDLFASVSKAPAATRNNGGGYYNHILFWENMAPQGQGGQMSAALKMAVEEAFGSVEEFIRQFNDAAKGRFGSGWAWLVKDDQGKLFISSTPNQDNPLMDVAEKRGTPLLALDVWEHAYYLKYQNRRPDYIEAFWNVVNWNAVNERFGK
- a CDS encoding CDP-alcohol phosphatidyltransferase; amino-acid sequence: MKFTHGETNTLLKNSEALESIARDRTRTNLLWPLERQAIAFWVQRIPSWISSDMLTAIGFLGNLLVFVSYLLAAYIHPYYLLLGVAGFLTCWFGDSLDGRIAYYRNKPRKWYGFSLDIIIDWIGIILIGLGYIIYAEGIWELLGYGFVVLYGWEMIIALIRYRITGKYSIDSGPLGPTEVRIVLSAILVAEVIFHGSIQYSAAAISVILLIVNITDTGKLLKTADAKDVTERKQLHPKEND
- a CDS encoding GtrA family protein, with translation MIEKLVVFTKAQLSAFLGGMVDYLIMILFTEVFHFHYTVSIVIGGVVGAVVNFTINKKWTFHSRTVPYKHSGWQQLLRFTLVVLNSILLKASGTYLITTFLKTYYIISRMLFDLSVSLLFNYMLQRHWVFKNKRS
- a CDS encoding DUF134 domain-containing protein; amino-acid sequence: MPNRKRYRRVMMPPMMEGYKPFGIPLRELKSVVLFYEEFEALRLMDYEDLTQEEAALKMGISRPTFTRLYDRARKNIAKAFVEGKAILIQGGTFITDDFWYRCPDCNETMVTMKPLRHCRRCDSDNIFLLNRKMKRSPEPPMPSEK
- the cobO gene encoding cob(I)yrinic acid a,c-diamide adenosyltransferase: MNTRGYIQVYTGNGKGKTTAALGLAIRAAGAGKKVFMAQFVKGRPYSEQELIEQHLPQITIRQYGLGCFIINNPTPDDIRAAREGLTEVEKKIASGDYDLIILDEATIALYYNLFSVNELIRVIQSGSVETEIVLTGRYAPAELIQIADLVTEMKEVKHYFSRGVEARKGIEY
- the tsaA gene encoding tRNA (N6-threonylcarbamoyladenosine(37)-N6)-methyltransferase TrmO — translated: MDKIIYQPIGIIYTPYETLTGMPIQPSSAPGVIGTIELYPEFTAGIKDLDGFSHLILLYHFHMSRGYKLEVTPFLDDQLRGLFATRAPNRPNSIGLSVVELISIHNNILHIANVDILNGTPLLDIKPYIPAFELIKNLKTGWYATVWDQLPTARNDGRFNSKGEDG
- a CDS encoding MBL fold metallo-hydrolase; translation: MVITILIDDNPGEHSPGEHGLSYLIEYDGVRLLFDTGQSDLFLRNALTMGIDMTAIDIIVLSHGHYDHGNGLCCLPGGKLVCHPGCFVKRYRKSDNSYIGLNCGEDEISIKFELLTTATPCKISKKIFFLGEIPRFTDFESKRTPYILEGGIPDFIMDDSAIALLLPHGVFVVTGCGHAGIVNTLDHAKEVTGDNRVYGILGGFHLKRNDRQTKETISYLMKNDVKHVYPAHCTTPPVRSVFHQVFKTNLLKTGDVLRF
- a CDS encoding DUF5320 domain-containing protein produces the protein MPRGDRTGPMGQGSMTGRELGFCAGYDTPGYVKGGGMGRGFGFGGRRFRGGRGWGGGWGRAQSYGASFPGYAGNLYRDRALSREEEIRMLKADADALKREQKEIEKRLSDLEKETETKS
- a CDS encoding Crp/Fnr family transcriptional regulator; its protein translation is MTYFTSKVLTLFNRYQSAMAYYGKNNNKCLNCIMRSSSIKVLNETELVTLCDNSVNIQFKKGELIIKQGAFTTNVVFIQSGLIKIHLKGPLERDGIMKIEKGPIFAGISAIFADRTHKYSVTALEDCDACFIDITAFREFIEHNGKFALEIIKILSNDLVVHFRRCVNKTQNHSMASFAEALLFFSDYIFESDDFQLPLTRSELGEFIGTTRETITRMIHDLSQDRIIQVNSKSLQILNKNILYKISNTTKG
- a CDS encoding DsrE/DsrF/DrsH-like family protein, with amino-acid sequence MENKKLCMALFSGSIDKLTAAGIILSGAAADDMDVDIYVLLQGARAFKKEIGDDASKLSMAEYPHLKDEFMESLAKLKVCTWVEFFRQAKELTNVKIHICGLAGKIWGGEKLEDFIDLADDIVGIGSYMTAAQEADVHLFI
- a CDS encoding sulfurtransferase TusA family protein, translated to MTSEDIKNLKIAKVVDARGTACPGPLLAAKKAIGEIAEGDIMEILSSDEATKNDVPKWAVKKGYTFLGAVEESGYFKIYLKK
- a CDS encoding hydrogenase iron-sulfur subunit; the encoded protein is MASNKPRILVFSTEKISDPAIDLAGLLKIHYPSSVYMITLPCSSGIKPRWILHAFDKGFDGVFIAADGSDCPFSSHCERLTGDIVAGTHEIMKARGMDPARLKMAAICSVCAEAFARHMKNFNDHLSENQKNQAIPS